One window of the Amycolatopsis mediterranei genome contains the following:
- a CDS encoding carbohydrate ABC transporter permease, producing MTMGTVTTGRKVRWGLVDILVLVFALVPVLWVVSLSFKTKDTITDGSFIPQAWTWQNYADIFQTSEFLLALVNSIGIAIISTVIAVVLGTMAAYAVARLDFPGKQVLVGLSLLIAMFPQVSLVTPLFNIERNIGLFDTWPGLILPYITFALPLSIYTLSAFFREIPWELEKAAKMDGATPAQAFRRVIAPLAAPGVFTTAILVFIFCWNDFLFAISLTSTTASRTVPAALSFFTGSSQFEDPTGQVSAAAVVITIPIIVFVLFFQRRIVAGLTSGAVKG from the coding sequence ATGACGATGGGAACCGTCACGACGGGCCGCAAGGTCAGGTGGGGCCTCGTCGACATCCTCGTGCTGGTGTTCGCGCTGGTGCCGGTGCTCTGGGTGGTTTCGCTGTCGTTCAAGACCAAGGACACGATCACCGACGGGAGCTTCATCCCGCAGGCGTGGACCTGGCAGAACTACGCGGACATCTTCCAGACGTCGGAATTCCTGCTGGCGCTGGTCAACTCGATCGGCATCGCGATCATCTCGACGGTGATCGCGGTGGTGCTGGGCACGATGGCCGCGTACGCGGTCGCCCGGCTGGACTTCCCCGGCAAACAGGTGCTCGTCGGGCTGTCGCTGCTGATCGCGATGTTCCCGCAGGTGTCGCTGGTGACGCCGTTGTTCAACATCGAGCGGAACATCGGGCTGTTCGACACGTGGCCGGGGCTGATCCTGCCCTACATCACGTTCGCGCTGCCGCTGTCGATCTACACGCTGTCGGCCTTCTTCCGGGAAATCCCGTGGGAGCTGGAAAAGGCGGCGAAGATGGACGGCGCGACGCCGGCACAGGCGTTCCGCCGGGTGATCGCGCCGCTGGCCGCGCCGGGCGTGTTCACCACGGCGATCCTGGTGTTCATCTTCTGCTGGAACGACTTCCTGTTCGCCATCTCGCTGACGTCGACCACGGCGTCGCGCACGGTGCCGGCCGCGTTGTCGTTCTTCACCGGGTCCTCGCAGTTCGAGGACCCGACCGGGCAGGTGAGCGCGGCCGCGGTCGTCATCACCATCCCGATCATCGTTTTCGTCTTGTTCTTCCAGCGTCGCATCGTGGCGGGGCTGACCTCCGGTGCGGTGAAGGGGTAG
- a CDS encoding ABC transporter ATP-binding protein, which yields MAEIVLDKVSKKYPDGALAVSEVDITIADGEFIILVGPSGCGKSTTLNMVAGLEDISSGELRIDGQRVNEKAPKDRDIAMVFQSYALYPHMSVRENMAFPLRLAKVDDKTVRAKVEEAATILDLTAHLDRKPANLSGGQRQRVAMGRAIVRNPKAFLMDEPLSNLDAKLRGQMRTSVSKIQKQLGTTTLYVTHDQTEAMTLGDRVVVLRAGYVQQIGSPQFLYDNPANLFVAGFIGSPSMNFVPATLENNELRSALGTTPLTDRVRQLVERANAPRDVIVGIRPEHFEDAALVEAGQKTGGGTFTAHIDVLESMGSEKFAHFTLEGEAATAAELAELAADSGSADVPGAESQVVARLSAESAAAENADLEIWYDADKIKLFDPSNGKNLTYED from the coding sequence ATGGCAGAGATCGTGCTCGACAAGGTGTCGAAGAAGTACCCCGACGGCGCCCTCGCCGTGTCCGAAGTGGACATCACCATCGCCGACGGCGAGTTCATCATCCTGGTCGGCCCGTCCGGCTGCGGGAAGTCGACGACGCTGAACATGGTGGCCGGCCTGGAGGACATCTCCTCCGGCGAGCTGCGGATCGACGGGCAGCGCGTCAACGAGAAGGCCCCGAAGGACCGGGACATCGCGATGGTGTTCCAGTCCTACGCGCTCTACCCGCACATGAGCGTCCGGGAGAACATGGCCTTCCCGCTGCGGCTGGCCAAGGTCGATGACAAGACCGTGCGGGCGAAGGTGGAGGAAGCCGCGACGATCCTCGACCTGACCGCGCACCTGGACCGCAAGCCGGCCAACCTCTCCGGTGGCCAGCGCCAGCGCGTCGCGATGGGCCGGGCGATCGTCCGCAACCCGAAGGCGTTCCTGATGGACGAGCCGCTGTCCAACCTGGACGCCAAGCTGCGCGGCCAGATGCGCACGTCGGTGTCGAAGATCCAGAAGCAGCTCGGCACGACGACGCTGTACGTGACGCACGACCAGACCGAGGCCATGACCCTGGGCGACCGGGTCGTGGTGCTGCGGGCCGGGTACGTGCAGCAGATCGGCTCGCCGCAGTTCCTCTACGACAACCCGGCGAACCTGTTCGTGGCCGGGTTCATCGGCTCGCCGTCGATGAACTTCGTCCCGGCGACGCTGGAGAACAACGAGCTGCGCAGCGCACTGGGCACGACGCCGCTCACCGACCGCGTCCGGCAGCTGGTGGAGCGGGCGAACGCGCCCCGCGACGTCATCGTCGGCATCCGGCCGGAGCACTTCGAGGACGCGGCGCTCGTCGAGGCCGGGCAGAAGACGGGCGGCGGCACGTTCACCGCGCACATCGACGTGCTCGAGTCGATGGGCTCGGAGAAGTTCGCCCACTTCACGCTGGAGGGCGAAGCCGCCACCGCCGCGGAGCTGGCCGAACTGGCCGCGGACAGCGGGTCCGCGGACGTGCCGGGCGCGGAGTCCCAGGTCGTGGCCCGCCTTTCGGCGGAGTCGGCGGCGGCGGAGAACGCCGACCTCGAGATCTGGTACGACGCGGACAAGATCAAGCTGTTCGACCCGTCGAACGGCAAGAACCTCACCTACGAGGACTGA
- a CDS encoding PspC domain-containing protein, whose translation MSAPVTRRLSRPRHGRMIGGVCAGLAQRYGMKPGTVRLLAVLSCLLPGPQFVAYLIMWAIIPSE comes from the coding sequence ATGAGCGCACCGGTCACCCGACGACTGTCCCGTCCGCGCCACGGTCGCATGATCGGCGGCGTCTGCGCGGGCCTGGCGCAGCGGTACGGCATGAAGCCCGGCACCGTGCGGCTGCTGGCCGTGCTGTCCTGCCTGCTGCCGGGGCCGCAGTTCGTGGCCTACCTGATCATGTGGGCGATCATTCCGTCCGAGTGA
- a CDS encoding TetR/AcrR family transcriptional regulator, with product MARDAGPAAPARPLRRDAELNRRRILASAREVFGRRGLEATLDDIAHHAGLGVGTVYRRFPSKEHLVEAMFAERMEEISTLAEEALKAEDAWQAFVDFTWKSIELHSGDRGLREIMLSNKFGHEHVAEEKARLVPLITRLVERAQEAGGLRADFSATDTPLLHMMIGSVIEFTSAVEPDLWRRCLAMLLDGLRARPGEPSKLPRPPLGVDEVDEAMSCWRP from the coding sequence ATGGCACGGGACGCTGGTCCCGCCGCACCGGCGCGGCCGCTGCGGCGTGACGCTGAACTCAACCGCCGTCGCATCCTGGCGTCGGCCCGCGAGGTGTTCGGCCGGCGCGGGCTCGAAGCCACGCTGGACGACATCGCGCACCACGCCGGCCTCGGCGTCGGCACGGTCTACCGCCGCTTCCCCAGCAAGGAACACCTGGTCGAAGCGATGTTCGCCGAGCGGATGGAGGAGATCTCCACGCTGGCGGAGGAAGCGCTGAAGGCCGAAGACGCCTGGCAGGCGTTCGTCGACTTCACCTGGAAGTCGATCGAGCTTCACTCGGGCGACCGCGGGCTGCGCGAGATCATGCTGTCGAACAAGTTCGGCCACGAGCACGTGGCCGAGGAAAAAGCGCGCTTGGTGCCGTTGATCACACGGCTCGTCGAACGGGCCCAGGAGGCGGGCGGCCTGCGCGCCGACTTCTCCGCCACGGACACTCCGCTGCTGCACATGATGATCGGCTCGGTGATCGAGTTCACGTCGGCGGTCGAGCCGGACCTGTGGCGCCGCTGCCTGGCAATGCTGCTCGACGGCCTGCGCGCCCGCCCCGGCGAGCCGTCGAAGCTGCCGAGGCCCCCGCTCGGCGTGGACGAGGTCGACGAGGCGATGTCCTGCTGGCGACCCTGA